acccattcaagtgaatgggtccacatctgtgatgcggaaggcacatgggccggtgcccgtgtattgcggacccgccgtatgcaggccgcaatacggccacagtcTCACAACATTCATGTGCCTTAGCCTTTTTAGATCACATACACAAATCATAGCTAAAGACTGCTGTAATACTCACTGGTAGAGGAAGAGGAGCAAATAATGTCTTTAACTATCTGGAGgcaatatgggggacatttactaagacctCCATTTTAGATGCAGGTCTTAATATCCCCTGTAGCTAGCGATGGATCCGCCAGAGTTATAtagaggcaccggcctctacacaacttcggtggatccacctccgcttctaaatataagacagcttccgagctgtcttacatttagaccattttctacacctaaaacagcccACTCcaagcccacttttttagacctggcgtgagcggggaaaagtctcagattgtggcgcaaaggacaTTTGTGCCTAAttctgtgccagaaatatgcctaatataggcgtatttctggttagtaaatgaccccctatatgtttTACATATACTTGGTACcagtctatttatttattttatgcacttatatagcgctactatattccgcagcgctttacagacattagcatccaactgtccccaatagggctcacaatctaaggtccctatcagtatgtctttggagtgtgggaggaaactggagtacccggaggaaacccatgcaaacacggggagaacatactaactccatgcagatgttgcccttggtcggatccgaacctaggaccccagcactgctagGCTAAAAAAGTATGTCCCAGACAGTGGGTATTAGTTGTATTTTTATGCCAGCCCAAGcattttgatagatagatagagtaagggatcgctctctctcagggggtcgcaatcacagaccTCCTCTgacggggttcaagtccaaaaggtgctttattttggcacttcagcaccatcacacacataaacattgaaaataaacacctgcccgtctgggctctacctaatacacgtgttgtctctacctcacccATAGAGCGCCGTTCACACACGGGATTAGATCCGacttcctcagccatatacggtccagcacccttggggggagatggtccagaagtcctcccgactctgacggTGCGATCCTCTTTCCGTAGGTGTCGCTGGGCCCCCAAACctcaggctttacaaagccttgtggcccctcagcccttctggctgagaccacacagtgcCTCTCAGGCTTCTTCAGCCTTTCtctcatacacagagggttgttttatccctccttgatttcagcagcaggcctcacctgcgagatcacctccggcaaaagacatgtagtggaagggtgtggactggcagatcccattaCCAAACCTAGTCCACATGAAaccagcccagaacaacatctagacaaaactgtctcagtaAACTACACTTTGCTAAAACCActacagctttctggatttcagttatctcacccagctgaggtatctgggtgggatatacatacctcccagcaggggcgtagctaacggctcatgggccctggtgcaagagttcagcttgggcccctcttccctcagtgctttgtgtgtctttttatgcggcacaagggtctttgggccctgtcaggctcctgggccctgtagcgactgctacctctgcaccctctatagctacgcccatgccTCCCAGCACTtgtactgtacacatcaccacaatagatagatagactacaTCTTTAAAGCCTTAGATTGGTGACAAAACAACATTGTTATAAACACATATAAACTTATATACAAAATATATCAGTTTCTAACATAATTTTCTAAACATAATAATGTATTAAAATGTGTATTTACAGGTGGCCTTCCAAAGAAAACACTACCACATACTTGGGAATCTTCTAATCTAAGTTCTGATTATGAGGACATAGATTTTTCCAGCCTATTAAAACACTTTGATTGGAGACAATTCAGAAGTGAGCTTCATAAATCAGGAAGAAATATGTCCAAGATGTCCTGTGATGATAAAAGTGTCAGAGGAGCCACAGATCAAGCACAACACCCATTTTTACATATTGAGGAGGGACATTTGTCACGCGAAGGTGTCACAGAGTATAAATATACAACGGTCCTTGTAAAGGACTCATGTTTAAATAATGCCAGTGTAATGGACAGCGCCTACAGTAGTACATCCACAGACTCTTTGCAACAGTATACACATACTCATATAAAGGAGGAACCAGTATCATGGGATAGAGGAAATGATGCAGATAACAGCTATATGCCTATAGATCACACATACTATATGACTGGTCAGATTAAGAAGGAACCATTTTCATGTGATGAGGAAAACCTCATAGACAACAATAATGTACTTACAGATGATACACAACAGTATCTAACTACATCTATTAAAGAGGAACCTGTCTTGTACGGTGGAGTAAACCCCAGCATTGACACACCCAATGACCATACACAACATAATCCATCTACTCATATTAAGGAAAAATCAGGCTCATGTGATGGAGAAAACATTACAGAGCCTTATCTACCTTCATGTCCTCTTGCTAGGAAGGAACCAGTTTCATGGGACGGAGAAAACATCACAGGCCCAAATATGTATGCTCCACCAAGCCATAGACAACAATATCCATCTACTAAGGAGGAACCAGTCTTATTTGAAGACACAGAGATGGAGTACAACACAATTTTCATTGAGGAGGATAAAGAGGATGTCACTGACAACACCTACAGTTATGCACCCAGAAGTCCTGAAACCACAATTGAACATTTACCATTTATAGGTCATACTGGTGAAAAACCAGACCACTCATCATTATTGAGGCGTGTAGTAATGGCTCACTTACTTGAGAAGGCTCAAAAGAAACAAAGTAACACTATCAACACACACGTTAATTCTCAGAGTCAGGTGTGTGTTACAAGCACATCAACTATTAAAGATGAAGTTAGGAAGACCAGAGTGGAACATTTgtctttcaaaagtggccctggtTCAACTCAGAGAATTTATGTAAAAAAGAGACCAACTAAAAAAGCTGAAGCAGAAAAAACATTTGGTGATATTTCTAATCTTACAAAATACTTACGAGCAAACTCTAGGAAGAAAACTCTCCAGTGTTCACAATGTGGGCAATATTTTCTGAGAAAGTCTCGACTTGAAGATCATGTAAGAATCCATGAAGGTCAAAATATGTTTGAATGTGTAGACTGCAGGAAATATTTTTTGAACAATGATCAACTTGTCGAACATCAGAAGATGCACACCGGAGAATTTGAATGTTTAGTTTGTAGGAAAATTTTTGATAAAGAGTCAAGTCTTCTAAAACATCAAAAGGTTCATGAAGAAGCGAAACCATTTCAGTGTCCTGAATGCAACAAATGTTTCAGTATTTACTATGAGCTCTATATACATAAGAAGACTCACACACAAGACAAAAAATATCACTGTTCCAAATGTATCAAATCCTACAACTCAAAAGCCCAATTTGATGTACATATGAGGACTCACACAGGAGAAAGGCCCTATGGATGTACTGAATGTGGGAGGCGTTTTATGGAGAGAAAGAAGTTGCTGACACATCAAAAGCTCCATGCGGAGGTGAATCCACATGAATGTGGAAAAAGGTTTGCTGAGAGGTCAAACATAATTATTCATAAAACGAGCCATGGACACAAACCAGCTGCATGTCTCCAGTGCGGCAAAACTTTTTCAACTCGGTCATCATTAATCCGACATATCGTAACGCATTCAAAGCTGAGACAGTGCAGCTTCTTGGATCTTGAGAAATGTCAACAAACTGACTTTGAAGAGGGCAATAAAATTAATGATGGAGCCAAGAGTCCATCTGCAGGGAAAACAAGCtaggaaaaaaaattcttacatatTTGTATGTTTGAAACAGCACTCCTGAGCAGTAATTGCTGTctaatgtctttaaaggggttctcctgaaattaaaaaaatgaaaatacttaaatattattttgtaataaatatattcccaaatacctttcattacttagaatggcttgttttgtctggagaccaatcattaggagaaataaaatggccgccatcctatcagtacacacaaaacctgtcctaatcacacagcagaccAAGTTACtgcaccacaatgagccatagtgctgcctcatcctcctctctgctctgcttgttacgaatcatgatcctgaatacaggtgaatctctgtaggaatggagaagatgaggagacataagaggagggtgaggtgtggctaataaGCAGTAGCTCTTGTATGcagcctccattaccacagcaacatATTGCCACAGTCTGTCTGGTCAGTCctctctgtatttcatgtctcctcatgaactaaattccccaaagattcagctaaagttcttatcagctgtattcaggatcataatcctgacaagtagaggaggat
The sequence above is a segment of the Bufo gargarizans isolate SCDJY-AF-19 chromosome 6, ASM1485885v1, whole genome shotgun sequence genome. Coding sequences within it:
- the LOC122941043 gene encoding zinc finger protein 184-like isoform X1, which codes for MEALNQEVLNLTLEIICLLTGEDYSIVKKTSNQYLKLSPTKEPFSHLLILEKNSKKILELTNKIIELLTGEVLIRCHDVTVHFSMEEWEYIEGHKDLYKDVMMETHQRIISLGGLPKKTLPHTWESSNLSSDYEDIDFSSLLKHFDWRQFRSELHKSGRNMSKMSCDDKSVRGATDQAQHPFLHIEEGHLSREGVTEYKYTTVLVKDSCLNNASVMDSAYSSTSTDSLQQYTHTHIKEEPVSWDRGNDADNSYMPIDHTYYMTGQIKKEPFSCDEENLIDNNNVLTDDTQQYLTTSIKEEPVLYGGVNPSIDTPNDHTQHNPSTHIKEKSGSCDGENITEPYLPSCPLARKEPVSWDGENITGPNMYAPPSHRQQYPSTKEEPVLFEDTEMEYNTIFIEEDKEDVTDNTYSYAPRSPETTIEHLPFIGHTGEKPDHSSLLRRVVMAHLLEKAQKKQSNTINTHVNSQSQVCVTSTSTIKDEVRKTRVEHLSFKSGPGSTQRIYVKKRPTKKAEAEKTFGDISNLTKYLRANSRKKTLQCSQCGQYFLRKSRLEDHVRIHEGQNMFECVDCRKYFLNNDQLVEHQKMHTGEFECLVCRKIFDKESSLLKHQKVHEEAKPFQCPECNKCFSIYYELYIHKKTHTQDKKYHCSKCIKSYNSKAQFDVHMRTHTGERPYGCTECGRRFMERKKLLTHQKLHAEVNPHECGKRFAERSNIIIHKTSHGHKPAACLQCGKTFSTRSSLIRHIVTHSKLRQCSFLDLEKCQQTDFEEGNKINDGAKSPSAGKTS